A stretch of DNA from Thermanaerosceptrum fracticalcis:
TATCCTGCCGGAACCGGAGAGAGTATTTTCTCCCCGGGCAATTGCTTCCTGAATGGCTGAATTTTTTTCCCAGCCCTGCTTGCTTTTTACCTTAACGTTACGCAGGACCTGCGGGTATGTTTCCATAGCCTGAGCCAGAGTACTTAAGGGCTGTCCCTTTTCCTTCAGTACCTGGAGGAGCTGGAGAGACGTCAAGATACCATCACCTGTTGTATTATGTTTGAGGAAAATGATATGCCCCGATTGTTCCCCGCCCAGTACAGCACCGGATTCCAGCATTTTTTCCAGGACGAAGCGGTCACCTACCTTGGTTTCCAAAACCTCAACCTTTTCCTTATGAAAGGCCTGTTTCAAACCCCAGTTGCTCATGACCGTAACAACGATTTTTTTCCCTAATTTATTTTTCTCGTGCAGGTTCAAACCACAGATAACCAGGATTTTATCTCCATCCACAAGCTCTCCCTTTTCATCTACGGCAATAACCCGATCGGCATCACCGTCATAAGCTAAGCCTAAGTGGGCCTTATGCTCCAGCACAGCCTTCTGTAAGCCCGCGGGATGGGTAGAGCCACATTCATCATTAATATTGATTCCATCCGGTTCGTTATTGAGGATAATGACCTCTGCCCCCAGCCTCCTCAACAGGATGGGAGCTGCCTGGTAGGCGGCGCCATTGGCACAATCCACCACAATTTTTAAACCCGTAAGATCACCCTTTACGATGTTCTTAAGAAAATTAACATATCTCTCCACGGCATCCGGTAGGGGGATCACTTTACCCAAATCTGCTCCTGTGGGGCGGGGTAATCCTTCCAAATCGCCAAGGACCAGCGCCTCAATCTTTTCTTCCAGCTCGTCATCCAATTTAAAACCCTTATGGTTAAAAAATTTAATGCCATTGTCCGGGGCAGGATTATGAGAGGCTGAAATAACCGCCCCGGCACAGGCCTCCAGCTCCCGGGTGAGAAAGGCAATGGCCGGAGTTGGTATGACTCCGGCTAAATATACGTCCAGTCCTGCGGAACAAATTCCTGCCAATAAGGCACCTTCCAGCATAGGGCCTGAATGGCGGGTGTCCCGGCCAATGACAATGGAACCCCTGCCCCTCTCTGGTTTAAGGAGACTGGCTGCGGCTCTTCCTAATTTAAACGCTAACTCCGGTGTTAACTCACGGTTGGCAACACCTCTTACGCCATCTGTTCCAAACATAACTGCCATATTTATAGCTCCTTCCCCTTTAACCTTCGTTACTTATGGTTACTTCCACTTTATTCGGTTCCACTTTTAATACCTGGAGGTTATTCGAAATATCCACCTTTACTTCCAACTGATAAGTCCCCGATGTTAAGCCCGCCAGATCCACTAGTGCCTTGATATCTTCAGCTTTAAGCTTGGCTATTTCTTCATGAGATCCCCGCACGGTGATACTAATTTTTTCGGGTTTTAGCATTACTTTAGTCCCTGCCTGCTGGTTTTGCTTATTCAGCGGGATTTCGTTAAACTGCTTGCTGACTGGCCCTGTCTCTACCTGGATTAACACCTTGACCGTGGGATCATAAAGCAGGCTTATCCCTTCCGGTGAGCTTAGTGTCACCTGGGTAACAAGATTCTGCTGGATTCCGGAGATATCGATAGGCTGGGTGGGAACATGGTCCACCAGGTTTAATCTATCATAAGGTCCGGTAATCTTCACTGTTTCCGGCTCTAAAATAATTCTCGCCACCTGGAAACCCTCGGCGGGCTTTCCGCTTAATACAGGTTTAACGGGTACGACCTTGGTGGGGCTGTTCTTGATGACAGGAATAAAGACCTGGATACTTTTAGGGTTAATGTCAAGAGAATTACCCTGTACAAGATTCCCCCATTTGTCTACAATATTGACCGGTACATTTAACACCAGGTTGTCCGTAGCCTGGTTCAGATCCACCGTCACCCGGGCGGAATCAAGATTGGCCAAAAGCTGCAGGGGTCCCTTCACCACTACCCTGGAAGGCGTAAGAACCGGTTCAAAACTGGCATAACCCTGGGCCACGGTATTCTCTATTTTAACCTGGACCGCCAGCTGTTTTTCCTGAATGGCATCGATGCGTAAATGAATACTGGGAGTTTTATTGTAGATCAGCTCTACACCTGCCGGAAGCGTAACCTGTACAGGATAATTACCCTCTCCCATTTTAGCCTGGGTTAGATCCACGCTGGCCTTGATATCCTTAGAAGTTAGGGGATTAATTAGGGAACGGGGTCCTTTAACCTTCAGCTCTATATTCTGGGGCCTATCGCCCGTAACCAGTCCTTCTTTTAAGCCATAATAGGAGACAGGCACACCCGAAAGAACTTTCTCAATTGTTGGATTCTGCAAATTGGTAACATAAAACCACAACAGTACCGCCAGTAAAATGGCCGCCGCTTTATAGGCGATGTCTCTTTTTATCAGTTCATGCATACTATGACCTCCAGCTGAACCATGACATGGTATTATTGTGCTTGGTCTGGAGACGTTTACTTAGTATTTCTTTCAAGGTGTTCTCATCCAGGTACCTGGTTAGACGTCCTTCTTCGGCTATGGAAATAACGCCGGTTTCTTCAGAGACGATAATACCTAAGGCATCGGACTGCTCGGTTAGACCAAGACCGGCCCGGTGGCGCGTTCCCAGTTCTTTACTAAGGTTAGGATTTTCGGAGAGGGGCAGGAAACAGCCTGCGGCCATGACCCTGTCACCGCGGATAATCACGGCACCGTCATGCAAAGGACTTTTAGGAATAAAAATATTCACGAGGAATTCGGTGGAAACCAGCCCGTCAATTTTAATCCCTGTTTCAATAAAGTCGTTGACGCCTGTTTCTCTTTCAATAATGATGAGTGCACCAATGTTGTTATTTGATAAAACTTTGACTGCCCTCACCACTTCTTCCACCAAATTACCCA
This window harbors:
- a CDS encoding CdaR family protein; amino-acid sequence: MHELIKRDIAYKAAAILLAVLLWFYVTNLQNPTIEKVLSGVPVSYYGLKEGLVTGDRPQNIELKVKGPRSLINPLTSKDIKASVDLTQAKMGEGNYPVQVTLPAGVELIYNKTPSIHLRIDAIQEKQLAVQVKIENTVAQGYASFEPVLTPSRVVVKGPLQLLANLDSARVTVDLNQATDNLVLNVPVNIVDKWGNLVQGNSLDINPKSIQVFIPVIKNSPTKVVPVKPVLSGKPAEGFQVARIILEPETVKITGPYDRLNLVDHVPTQPIDISGIQQNLVTQVTLSSPEGISLLYDPTVKVLIQVETGPVSKQFNEIPLNKQNQQAGTKVMLKPEKISITVRGSHEEIAKLKAEDIKALVDLAGLTSGTYQLEVKVDISNNLQVLKVEPNKVEVTISNEG
- the glmM gene encoding phosphoglucosamine mutase, translated to MAVMFGTDGVRGVANRELTPELAFKLGRAAASLLKPERGRGSIVIGRDTRHSGPMLEGALLAGICSAGLDVYLAGVIPTPAIAFLTRELEACAGAVISASHNPAPDNGIKFFNHKGFKLDDELEEKIEALVLGDLEGLPRPTGADLGKVIPLPDAVERYVNFLKNIVKGDLTGLKIVVDCANGAAYQAAPILLRRLGAEVIILNNEPDGININDECGSTHPAGLQKAVLEHKAHLGLAYDGDADRVIAVDEKGELVDGDKILVICGLNLHEKNKLGKKIVVTVMSNWGLKQAFHKEKVEVLETKVGDRFVLEKMLESGAVLGGEQSGHIIFLKHNTTGDGILTSLQLLQVLKEKGQPLSTLAQAMETYPQVLRNVKVKSKQGWEKNSAIQEAIARGENTLSGSGRILVRPSGTEPLIRVMAEGKDRTQLETVVNLISDVIEKELG
- the cdaA gene encoding diadenylate cyclase CdaA, producing the protein MLKQELEMFNIISIIDIAIVAFVIYKVMMIIKGTRAVQLIKGLVVLIMASLLSNWLGFRTFAWILGQVQTVLVVALPVVFQPELRRALEQLGRGRFFARPMAMLNEEALGNLVEEVVRAVKVLSNNNIGALIIIERETGVNDFIETGIKIDGLVSTEFLVNIFIPKSPLHDGAVIIRGDRVMAAGCFLPLSENPNLSKELGTRHRAGLGLTEQSDALGIIVSEETGVISIAEEGRLTRYLDENTLKEILSKRLQTKHNNTMSWFSWRS